In Prosthecochloris sp. GSB1, the following proteins share a genomic window:
- the thiC gene encoding phosphomethylpyrimidine synthase ThiC, producing the protein MKTPSEKLFCPEQFYGPDSEKIYCEGSLHPVRVGMRRIRLSKPYTVRGIAFSSFPMYDTSGPWSDPAFVAEPEKGLPCIRDEWNANMDDRTPSPQAAPAPMNGRKPLRAKPGMSVTQMHYARKGIVTPEMEYVAIRENQQLEEWIEASSTGGQPLTPVTPEFVREEVARGRAIIPANINHPEAEPMVIGRNFRVKINANIGNSALGSSIGEEVEKAVWACRWGADTVMDLSTGRNIHETREWILRNCPVPVGTVPIYQALEKVGGVAEDLTWEIYRDTLVEQAEQGVDYFTIHAGILREFLPLAARRLTGIVSRGGSIVAKWCRAHGAENFLYTHFAEICDILRTYDIAISIGDALRPGSIADANDGAQFGELRTLGELTKTAWEQDVQVMIEGPGHVPLNLVEENMRKELEYCHEAPFYTLGPLVTDIAAGYDHVNSAIGGTLLASLGCAMLCYVTPKEHLGLPNREDVREGVIVHKLAAHAADLAKGNPAAWLRDILMSTARYSFAWNDQFSLSFDPEKTRRVHRESSPENAETITQERYCTMCGPDFCSMKKSQEATEE; encoded by the coding sequence ATGAAGACACCATCCGAAAAGCTTTTCTGTCCCGAACAGTTCTACGGGCCGGACTCGGAGAAAATTTACTGCGAAGGTTCGCTCCATCCCGTCAGGGTAGGCATGCGGAGGATACGGCTCTCAAAACCCTACACCGTCAGGGGAATCGCTTTTTCCTCCTTCCCGATGTACGATACCAGCGGCCCGTGGTCCGATCCGGCCTTCGTTGCCGAACCGGAAAAGGGCCTTCCCTGCATACGCGACGAATGGAACGCAAACATGGACGACCGGACGCCTTCTCCGCAAGCCGCGCCCGCGCCGATGAACGGCAGAAAACCGCTCAGGGCGAAACCCGGCATGAGCGTCACCCAGATGCATTACGCCCGCAAGGGCATCGTCACCCCCGAGATGGAATACGTGGCCATCCGCGAAAACCAGCAGCTCGAGGAATGGATCGAAGCCTCCTCGACCGGCGGACAACCCCTAACGCCCGTGACGCCTGAATTCGTGCGCGAGGAGGTGGCGAGGGGACGGGCCATCATCCCGGCGAACATCAACCACCCGGAGGCCGAGCCCATGGTTATCGGCAGGAATTTCCGCGTCAAGATCAACGCCAACATCGGCAACTCCGCGCTCGGCTCCTCCATCGGTGAAGAGGTCGAAAAAGCCGTCTGGGCCTGCAGATGGGGCGCCGACACAGTCATGGACCTGAGCACCGGCAGGAACATCCATGAAACCAGGGAGTGGATACTGAGAAACTGTCCCGTGCCGGTCGGCACGGTGCCGATCTACCAGGCGCTCGAGAAAGTGGGCGGTGTGGCCGAGGATCTCACGTGGGAGATCTACCGCGACACGCTTGTCGAGCAGGCCGAGCAGGGCGTCGATTACTTCACCATTCACGCGGGTATCCTGCGGGAATTTCTGCCTCTCGCCGCGCGACGCCTCACCGGCATCGTGTCGCGGGGAGGCTCCATCGTCGCGAAGTGGTGCCGAGCGCACGGCGCGGAAAATTTCCTCTACACCCACTTCGCGGAGATCTGCGACATCCTCCGCACTTACGATATCGCCATCTCCATCGGCGACGCGCTCCGCCCCGGATCGATAGCCGACGCGAACGACGGTGCGCAGTTCGGTGAACTCCGCACCCTCGGCGAACTCACGAAAACCGCATGGGAACAGGACGTGCAGGTGATGATCGAGGGACCGGGGCACGTGCCGCTGAACCTCGTCGAGGAAAACATGCGGAAGGAGCTCGAATACTGCCACGAAGCGCCGTTCTACACGCTCGGGCCGCTCGTCACCGATATAGCGGCCGGCTACGACCACGTCAACTCGGCCATCGGGGGAACACTCCTGGCGAGCCTCGGCTGCGCCATGCTCTGCTACGTCACCCCGAAAGAGCATCTCGGCCTGCCGAACAGGGAAGACGTGCGCGAAGGGGTCATCGTCCACAAGCTCGCCGCGCACGCCGCCGACCTGGCGAAGGGAAATCCCGCGGCGTGGCTGCGCGACATCCTGATGAGCACCGCCCGTTACTCGTTCGCCTGGAACGACCAGTTCAGCCTCTCCTTCGATCCGGAAAAAACCCGACGGGTCCACCGTGAAAGTTCACCGGAAAACGCCGAAACCATCACCCAGGAACGCTACTGCACCATGTGCGGGCCGGACTTCTGCTCGATGAAGAAATCGCAGGAGGCGACGGAGGAATAG
- a CDS encoding BCD family MFS transporter has protein sequence MRQFNLVRLAVFQMGFGIMLGFLHVTLNRVMTSDLGISSTIVFGLISLKELLAVFGVKVWAGNMSDKSHLFGYKRTPYILLGLVSCVFSFMLMPSVAYEVRIAGVELEQLLPAMARDFALFKLVIIFIVFGFGLQVATTAYYALLADYVGEERIGKVTSASWTLMVLTSIIFAITVGNYLEVYTPERLGNVAFVGGLIALGIGLFAFLGVEERNAAGTEKERKNEDALSFGQSIRLLAASPKTLLFAFYIFASIYGIFAYEIVMEPFGAEVFGMPVAVTNKLFEPTIKGMMLIFMLLVGFFLHRIGKKRGALFGNIFGMIGFSIVIVAGFMLDETLLRVGLVIAGIGLGSASISNITMMMTMTAGRSGVYIGLWGTAQSLAIFLAHSGAGVLRDVVLFFTGNHMLAYAGILGLEIIAFFVSCLLLPRISQKEFEEESRVKVAEILASR, from the coding sequence ATGAGGCAGTTCAATCTTGTCCGTCTTGCTGTTTTCCAGATGGGATTCGGTATCATGCTCGGTTTTCTGCATGTCACCCTCAACCGCGTCATGACTTCCGATCTCGGCATTTCGTCCACCATCGTGTTCGGATTGATCAGCCTCAAGGAACTGCTCGCGGTTTTCGGCGTCAAGGTCTGGGCAGGTAACATGTCGGACAAGTCGCACCTGTTCGGCTACAAACGCACCCCGTACATCCTGCTGGGCCTCGTGAGCTGTGTTTTCTCCTTCATGCTCATGCCGTCTGTCGCTTACGAGGTGCGGATCGCCGGGGTCGAACTCGAGCAGCTCCTGCCGGCCATGGCGCGCGACTTCGCGCTTTTCAAGCTGGTGATCATTTTCATCGTTTTCGGTTTCGGTCTCCAGGTGGCCACGACAGCATATTACGCCCTTCTGGCCGACTATGTCGGCGAAGAGCGCATCGGCAAGGTGACCTCGGCGAGCTGGACGCTGATGGTGCTGACCTCGATCATTTTCGCCATCACGGTCGGCAACTACCTGGAGGTCTACACGCCCGAGCGTCTGGGCAACGTGGCTTTCGTCGGGGGACTGATCGCGCTCGGCATCGGGTTGTTCGCCTTTCTGGGGGTCGAGGAACGAAACGCGGCAGGCACGGAGAAAGAGCGTAAAAACGAGGACGCCCTGAGTTTCGGCCAGTCTATCAGGCTGCTTGCCGCATCGCCTAAAACTCTGCTGTTCGCCTTCTATATTTTCGCTTCCATCTACGGAATCTTCGCCTACGAGATCGTGATGGAGCCGTTCGGGGCCGAAGTGTTCGGCATGCCCGTGGCCGTCACGAACAAGCTGTTCGAACCGACCATCAAGGGGATGATGCTCATCTTCATGCTGCTGGTCGGCTTTTTCCTCCACCGTATCGGCAAGAAGCGCGGGGCGCTCTTCGGCAACATCTTCGGCATGATCGGTTTTTCCATTGTCATCGTCGCAGGCTTCATGCTTGACGAAACCCTGCTGCGCGTGGGGCTCGTGATCGCCGGGATCGGCCTCGGTTCGGCCAGCATCTCCAACATCACCATGATGATGACCATGACCGCCGGCCGGAGCGGGGTCTATATCGGCCTCTGGGGTACGGCGCAGAGCCTCGCGATCTTCCTCGCCCATTCCGGGGCGGGGGTGCTGCGCGATGTGGTGCTTTTCTTTACCGGCAACCACATGCTGGCCTACGCGGGCATTCTGGGGCTTGAAATCATCGCGTTCTTTGTTTCCTGCCTGCTGCTGCCGAGGATATCCCAGAAGGAGTTCGAGGAGGAGAGCCGGGTGAAGGTTGCGGAAATCCTGGCCTCCAGATAG